The window CGCCTGCCTGCATGTCACCACCGAAACCGCCTCGCTGATGCGGACATTAAAGGACGGCGGGGCCGCCGTTGCCCTTTGCGCCTCCAACCCCTTATCCACGCAGGACGACGTGGCCGCCTCGCTGGTGAACGATTTTGGAATCCCCACCTACGCCATCTGCGGCGAGGACAACGACACCTACTACAAACACATCCATGCGGCGCTCGACTTAAAGCCGAACATCACCATGGACGACGGCGCCGATCTCGTCTCCACGCTCCATTCCAAACGGACCGAGCTCATTCCCAACGTCTGGGCCGGGACGGAGGAGACAACCACCGGCGTCATTCGCTTGAAAAGCATGGCCAACGACAAGGTCCTTAAATTTCCGGTGGTTGCGGTCAACGACGCCGAGACCAAGCATTTCTTCGACAACCGTTACGGCACCGGCCAGTCGACGATCGACGGCATCATCCGGGCCACCAACCGTCTTTTGGCGGGGACCAACTTTGTGGTGGCCGGCTACGGCTGGTGCGGGAGGGGGTTGAGCTCCCGCGCTCACGGCATGGGGGCCAACGTGATTGTCACCGAGATCGACCCGCTTAAGGCGCTGGAGGCGGTCATGGACGGATTCCGCGTTTTGCCGATGAATGAAGCGGCGGGCATCGGCGACTTTTTCTGCACGGTTACGGGAAACAAGCAGGTCATCCGGAAGGAGCATTTCGAAATCATGAAGGACGGGGCGATCGTCTGCAACTCGGGTCACTTTAATGTGGAAATCGACATCGAGGCGCTGGAAAAAATGGCCATCGGCAAGCGGGAGATCCGCGAATTTGTCATGGAATACAAACTTCCCGGCAACCGCCGGGTGAATCTTCTGGCTGAGGGGCGGCTGGTGAATCTCGCCTCCGCCGAAGGCCATCCCTCTTCCGTCATGGACATGAGCTTTGCCAACCAGGCGCTGGCGGCCGAGTGGGTGGCAAAAAACCACAAAAGCCTCGAAAAAAAGGTCTATGTCGTCCCCGCCGAAATCGACAAAAACATCTCGAAACTGAAGCTCCAGTCGATGAAGGTCAAGCTCGACGTCCTCACCCCCGAGCAGGAACGGTATCTTGCAAGCTGGCAAGAGGGAACTTAAGGCCTTCCCCCCCTTTGGAAGGAGTCTCGTTTCCCATCCATCTTCTGATCTCCTTGTCGGCGGCATATGCCCCCACCAGGGCGATGTAAACCGTCATCATCCCACAAAAATTTCGGTCTGTTTTTTGAAAACCATCCGGTGCGGGGCACAGAAGAAAATTTATCCTTGTTTGACGGAAAAAACTATTGAATTTTTACCTGAACGGTTGGACAGTTACGAATATCGAAAAAAGCAGGGCATAACATGAAAGAAGCAAAATTGATTATTTTTATCGGATTAGCAGTTATTTTTTTTGGATGGTTTGGAATACGGCCAACATTGGTCCGGTCTCTATGCCAAAAATTTGCCTATGATGCAAAGCTACAAGAGATAAAAACAGCGGGCCGATATTATATGCTAAATTTTGATATTCAGTTGAAGTGTGAAGGAGAAAAAGCTTCTCAAGTTTCTTATCCTCCCGGTTGCCTGGATAAGCTTGAGAAAATCAAATGTATTCTTGGGAAGGGTACTGAAGGAATTGATTGTGGTCGTAGGTCATGTCTTGTTTTAAATTTAAGCCCCCCAGAATGTTATTATCCCGAGGTCGTAAGCCAAGAGGAGTGGAATGAAAAGGGATGGAGAAACAATTTTCTGGAGGGGAAAAGAGAGCTTTATAAAGAGGCATTTAGTTCATGGGATACAAGCACAAACCGCAATAAGGCCGAGCAATCATATAATCTGTGCGTCCGACGATGGGGATTGGAAAGTCATTAGAAACTGCTAGTCCGAAAAACATCCGGGGTCGGGTCCTGACATGAGACCAGCAACCAAATTGGATTTCAAATTTGGGGACCATCCTTTCCCAAACGTCACGGTCCAATCTGTTTTTCGACCCACTGAAAAAATTTTTCTTCCACAATTTCTAGGGCCAACGGCTTGTAATACTTGACCTGAGCACCATAGGATTCCGGTACTTGCCATTTTTCATGTTCAAATATAGAAAGTGTTCCCCATTTGGAACGAATCGTATCTGAAAGGTTGCTTACTATACCTGCATGTTTGGGTTGGCCTTCCTTATCACAATAGATAATTACATCTCCCGTTGAAACGCTATCCGTGGAATAAATAACCGAATGTTTCAGGAGAAATTTTACAAAATTCGAATTGGCAAATTGTCTATTTTGTTCTTTTAATGCATCATCATAAGCACACTCACGATACGAATCAGACTCACCAAGGCCAAAAGCATATGCAAAGCAGTTGATACACAAGTTAGGGTATCGTCTGTATTGCCAACCATTAGGTTCAGTCACTCTTTTTATACCAAAAGCACAGACTTTTTCGATTTTCTGACCTTCATTGATAGCAACAGACTCTGTTATCTCTTCCAGGTATTGTCGGATTGTTTTTTTCATTTTTAAAACAGATTTTTTGTCCTATTCAGTAAAATCAATGGGGATTGTCTTTCTACCTTTCCTCTTTTTTCCCTCTCGATATAAGGTCACAGGAACGCTACCTCGCGAGTTGGCAGGAGGGGACTTAAAAGGGCTCCCGGAGACGGGAGGCATCTTTACCTTAAAACACCGGTGAGCAATCGGGATTCTTTCCCAATAAAATCGCAGATCTTGTTGATCATTGCCCTGCCTCCAAACTTTCCGATAAAATCATCCCCCAGATTTTTTGCAACTACTGGAAGTTCTTTTGCCAGATGAAGGGCGGCCTGCCGGACTACATCGCTTTTAACCCCGGCATCCTCGGCAAACCGGTCCCAGTGTCTTCCGGAAATTTCCCGGCGTTTGTATTTTCCGCCGATTTTCATGGCAAACTTGGTGTCCAACCTTTCATAGACGTTTGTCGACATCAAATCGTAAAAGGGCGCAAGAAAGAAACCGTCCGGTGTAATCATGATGGAAATATTTTTTGCGTGGGCATCGGCATTGCCGATCAGATAATTGAAAACAGCCCATCGGATAAGGCGGGTTTTGTCCCGAATAGGGTCATTGGAATTTTCCGTCAGCAGATCAAAACAGTGTTTAAACCCCGGTCCTTCTTCATTCTCGTATTTTTGATTCGGCATAAGGCCCAAAGCCTGACAGAAATCCTCCTGGTGGAGCCTGACAAGATTTCCTTTTTCATCCGCCTTGCGGTCGTATCTTTTAACGGACAGGAGTTTGCTGTTTGGGGTTTGATAAACGGCCGCGTCCGGGACATCGAGCCCCGCTTTTTGCGCGAGCATCATGCAAAATGCCTCATTTTCAACGGTCTCTTCGTAGGATGGGATTTGCGGTTTGAGGATGTGGGAACTGGGATAAGAGCCGAGCGGCAGAAAGAGCTCCCCGTTTTTCATGGTAACCGGCAATTTGTTCTGGGCGCCGGCCAGTGAAAGGCGTTCTCCCCCTTCGGGGCTCAAGAGCGGCCGGCTCGGCATTTCGGCAAGTCTTTCATCGAGATGCCTTTCGGTGATTTTCTTATATTCCCCCTTCCCGGTCGGCCGGGTATCCTCCGGCAACAAAGAAAGAGCGCCCGCGCATTCTCCCCCGATTTCCACAAGAAGCCCGAAGTCATTTCCCACCGAAATTCCATACCGGGCCGCCAAAAACCGGCGCACTTCCGCCTCTGGAAGCAGATTGGCAAAAAAAGGCCTTGAGAGACTGTTTTCATAGGCATCGGCTTTGAGAGGCAATTGGAGGGAAATGGGCAAGGCATTGGGTTTTGCCAGCCAGGCAGGTTGATATTGAAAAACATACTCTCCCTGTTCGTCCAGCCACAACACGCCGACCAGTCGGCTTTCCCAATAAACAAAAAGTTTTTTCGTCATCGCGATCATCTTTTTTCAAGCGCCAGGTTAAGGCCCAGTATTTTAATCACCTTGAGCACCAACTCGAGACGGGCGGTCGGCTTCCCGTTTTCAAGTTCCGAAAAAAAACGGAGGCCAACATTGCAAAAACCCGCCACTTGAGCCTGGGTCAGCCCCTGTTCCTTTCGCACGCGACGAATCAGGGCGCCAAGTTCGGTCGTTGAGCGAACAATGTTCTTCTTGTCGCTATTTGAGGGCATAGACGTAATATTCCCGAACGGGAAAATTTTGTCAAGAATAGATATAATTATCCCGATCGGTAAAAAAAGCCCTTTTTGGTTGTATTATTCCCGATCGGGAAACTACTATGGCCTCCCCCCCTGCTTTCTTAAAATTTCCCTCATCTGGCGGGCCTTGTCGTAGAGGTCAGCGAAGGCGGGCTCTCCGTCCAGCTTAAAGCGTTCCATCGTCCGGATGGCATGGTCGGGCTCCTGCCGCCGAAGGTAGAGGATGCAGATGTCCTTGATCAGCGCCTGATTGTCCCCCTTGTGCGGCAGAATGAGTTCATAGACCCGCAAAAGATCGTCGTATTGCTTCCCCAGGCGGTATTCCCGCGCGAGCGCTTCATACTGCTCCACCGCCTCTTTCGCCATTCCGTGCATCTGATAGATTTCGCCCAGTTTGCGGCGGTTGGCCGGGGCGGGATCCAGCTCCACCAGTTTTCTGCAGGTTGCAATCATCTTGTCCCTGTCCCCCATGGCGGAATAGCTCTCGACCATGATCCGGTATTGATTGACGGCGTCCGCCTGCAGACCCAGCTTCTGGTAGAGTTCGGCCAGCTTGACGTTGATCTCGACCAACCCGGGTTCAAGTTTGAGGATGTTCTTGTAAATCGCCGCCGCCTTGAGGATGAAGTTCTGCCGCTCAAAGAGGTCGGCGATCTCCCGGTAGGTCTGAATGGCCCTGGGGATATCCTTGGCGCGGAACCAGGTTTCGGCCATCCGCATTTTGATGCGCATGTCGTCCGGCCTCTGAAGGGCCAGCTCCTTTAAATCGTTGATCACGCGCTCGTACCGGTTTTTTTGGAAAAGCTTCGAGGCGACTTCTCTGAGTTTTTTGGTTTGGGCGCTAAGGTCAAGCATTTATCTTGCAAACGAAGAGAGTTCTTTTGTCGTCGCAATTTTCATAAGCCGCTCTGAGGTGGTTTGTCTCGCCGGCGGATGTGGCCGGCGGGAACGAAAATTGCTTCGCCAAAAGGACTCTCTTCGTTTGCTGTTGAACCA is drawn from Deltaproteobacteria bacterium and contains these coding sequences:
- a CDS encoding adenosylhomocysteinase — protein: MNSDIKDSSLAGKGKLRIEWANQNMPVLNLIRDRFLKEKPLHGVRIAACLHVTTETASLMRTLKDGGAAVALCASNPLSTQDDVAASLVNDFGIPTYAICGEDNDTYYKHIHAALDLKPNITMDDGADLVSTLHSKRTELIPNVWAGTEETTTGVIRLKSMANDKVLKFPVVAVNDAETKHFFDNRYGTGQSTIDGIIRATNRLLAGTNFVVAGYGWCGRGLSSRAHGMGANVIVTEIDPLKALEAVMDGFRVLPMNEAAGIGDFFCTVTGNKQVIRKEHFEIMKDGAIVCNSGHFNVEIDIEALEKMAIGKREIREFVMEYKLPGNRRVNLLAEGRLVNLASAEGHPSSVMDMSFANQALAAEWVAKNHKSLEKKVYVVPAEIDKNISKLKLQSMKVKLDVLTPEQERYLASWQEGT
- a CDS encoding type II toxin-antitoxin system HipA family toxin; the encoded protein is MTKKLFVYWESRLVGVLWLDEQGEYVFQYQPAWLAKPNALPISLQLPLKADAYENSLSRPFFANLLPEAEVRRFLAARYGISVGNDFGLLVEIGGECAGALSLLPEDTRPTGKGEYKKITERHLDERLAEMPSRPLLSPEGGERLSLAGAQNKLPVTMKNGELFLPLGSYPSSHILKPQIPSYEETVENEAFCMMLAQKAGLDVPDAAVYQTPNSKLLSVKRYDRKADEKGNLVRLHQEDFCQALGLMPNQKYENEEGPGFKHCFDLLTENSNDPIRDKTRLIRWAVFNYLIGNADAHAKNISIMITPDGFFLAPFYDLMSTNVYERLDTKFAMKIGGKYKRREISGRHWDRFAEDAGVKSDVVRQAALHLAKELPVVAKNLGDDFIGKFGGRAMINKICDFIGKESRLLTGVLR
- a CDS encoding helix-turn-helix transcriptional regulator; the encoded protein is MPSNSDKKNIVRSTTELGALIRRVRKEQGLTQAQVAGFCNVGLRFFSELENGKPTARLELVLKVIKILGLNLALEKR